The stretch of DNA ATGCAAATTAATCAATTTGCAACTATTAGGAAAGCGAAAGCTTTCCTTTTTGCATAAAAAAGGCTATCTCTTTTGAGACAGCCTCTTTTGTATTAAAGGATTTGGATTTTGTAAATTTCTACAGAGCTAATTGCTTGTATAATATGATATTAAAATTTCCTTAAAATGCAAATAATTCTTTTTGCTGGCTTATTTTTTGGAAATGAGGATAATACTAAAATTTATTAACACAGTATTTATTTTTAAAAACAAAAAAATGATGAAAAAAAATTTCTTTGTAGCTGCATTGCTTCTTTTGGGTACAGCTACTTATGCGCAAGTTGGAATTAATACTACTAACCCTCGGGCAACATTAGATGTTGTAGCTAAAATTCCTTCAGGAGCATCAAATGCCAATATTAAAGATGGTATAATCGTACCCAATGTAGATCGTGGAAGAGCTAAAGCTATGGGGGATAACACAACTCCCAGGGTTACAGAATCAACTTTAATTTATATTAATAACGTAAGCACAGGATCTGCAACTGGTTCAGCAATTAATGTAACTGCTCCGGGATATTACTATTTTGATTCTCAAGCATCACCATCTCCAGGATTGTGGCAAGCCTTAAGACCTGCCAATGTGGACTTGAATGGATTTCAATTAGTTATTCCTCCTCATAATCAGTTTACTGCTGATTTCTCAAATCATTCTAACAGCAATTTTGATAGTGATGGTTGGTGGATTATTTCAAAGTCATCTGTAAATAGTGCATCAAACCGACCTGCCCGAATGACTATTGTATACGAATACCAAGGGGTAGTTTTCAATATTAATAAACTCTATCCTCAGCTTACTGCGGGAAATAATGCCAGTTTTCCAGATGCATACACTGCAAACATGATTAATATTGCAAATAATGGAACTGGAGGAAAAACTAGATTAACTGTTTCAATTGTACGAACAGATAATTTGGTAAGTAATTGGGAAGGAACATTTTATTTAAATGCATTGCTTGCAAGAAAAATTAATTAAGGATTGTGTGATTGATTCATACTTTTTAACTATCAGTAAAAGAGGCTGTCTCAAAAGGACAGTCTCTTTTTAGTATTTCATTGAAAAAAGATTTCGATATTTTGAATAAAAAAAATATCTTGGAAAAAAGAAGATATAAGTCAAAAAAGCAGTCTGTTTTAGGCTGCTTTTGACATTTTCTTTAGATTGTGGGCAATTGCGAGTATGCCGATTTCTACCTCGACTTTATTTTTTCCCCGAAGCATGAATCGTTTAAAATTTTTGTTGTGTTTGAGCTCTGCAAAAACAGGTTCAACATCATGGCATCTTTGTTTTCTGAGTTTGATGCCCTTGCTGGTATTAAGAAGTTTGAAAACCTTTTCTCTGATTTTTGCCAATTTAGGATTGTTTTGTGAAGTGGTTATTTGTCCCGATTTCTGATCTTTTCTGAAGTAATTATATTTAACATAAGCTTTTATTTTCTTAGATTTTAACAAGTTGTAATTTTCTTCTGAGCCATAACCAGCATCAGCAACAAGCTCTTTGGGAGCTTTATGATAGCTTTCTTCAAAACCCAGTAAATGAGTCGCTAATGTTTTGGTGTCTGTTGGGTTGGGATGAATTGAATAATGTAAAATGAATTGTCTATGGGTAGAAATTTGTAGATTGTAAGCGGGTTTTAGTTGTCCGTTTCGCATATGATCCTCCTTCATTCGCATAAAAGTAGCGTCTGTATCGGTTTTGGAATAGGAATTTCTATCTTCTAATAATTCTTGCTGTTTTTTATATTTCTCTAAATTATCTGCCCAGTTTTTCTTAGCATAATTCAGTTTCTGACGAACTTTTGAAGCTACTTTTTTATCTTTCAAAACTTCATTGATCTTTTCGATGGTTTGAGTTACTTTTTCAGAATCTACTTCTTTAAAATCAATACTTTCTGTATTTTCAAGCTCGTCTTTGGCAACTGTTTCTGCATAGTTCCAAAGCTCTTCTAATTGCTCTGCAATCCTTTCTTTGTGTTTTTTGACAGCTCTTCCCCAAACAAAAGTATAGCGATTGGCATTGGCTTCTATCTTGGTGCCATCTACAAAAGTGGTTTTCAGACTTACCAAACCTTCCTTTTCCAAAAGAAGAACAATTTGTGTGAAAATAGCTTTAATCTCACCTTTCAATCGTTCACTACGGAACCTGTTTAAGGTGTTATGATCGGGACGGCTCATTGCAGAGAGCCACATAAAATGGATGTTTTCTTTCAAGGCCTGCTCCATTTTGCGGCTTGAATAGATATTGCTTAAATAGCCATAAATCAAAACTTTCAAAAGCATTTTCGGGTGGTAGCAAGATGTTCCGCCAGGTTTGTAGGTTTTAATTAAGCTTTTGATATCCAAGCCATCAATAATGTTTGAAACAATTTTCACAGGATGTCGCTCATCAATCAACTCCGATAAATTGGGAGGAAAAAGCAGATTTTCTTTGGGGGTGTAATCTTTAAAGACTACTTTTGACGTACTTAACACAATGCAAATTAATCAATTTGCAACTATTAGGAAAGCGAAAGCTTTCCTTTTTGCATAAAAAAGGCTATCTCTTTTGAGACAGCCTCTTTTTATGTTTATATAATATTAAATTAATTTTCTAATTGTAATAAGCTATTGATTCCTTTAGTGTGATTTAATAAATCCGGAAAAAAATGATCATAGCATTCCTGAAGTACTTCCTTATTTTCTAAAAAAGCTTTAAAAACGGGGATGTCTTTATCCAAATATTTGGCTTTGTTAAGAACGTTTTGTATGCTGAATTTTATGTTCTGATCTTCACGGTAATTGTACAGCCAATCATCAGCTTCCATTTTAACCAACATTCTTTTGAAATTTTCTGGAAGCCATTTTTGGTTTTCATTGAGAACTCGGTAAACTTTTGAAGAATGCTCTTTCCACCCCTGTAATGAATGTTTTGTGAGATCATTTGCCAGAAAGTAATCCATTGAAACATCTACAAATGCTCCAGCATACAATCTTACTAATGGGCTAAACGCTTTTTTTGCTTCATGAATAGCGGGATGTGAATCTGTAAAAGTATCAATAGCCCGGTGTAAGGTGATTCCGTCCTGGATGTCTTTTGGAAAAGAATACCGATCCTTATTTCGGATAAAGTCTTCCAGAAACTGTCCTACAATTTGTTGATCTGTAAAAGAAAGAAAAGAGTGAGCTAGATAATTCATTAGTATAGGCTGTAAAAATAAAACCTTCAAATAAAGTTAAGATATTTGAAGGTTTTATAAACTAATTATTTAAAAGAAATTATCTAACAATAAACTTTTTACTTTCTATCAAGGTATTTTTATCATCATAAATACTTAGGAAATATTCTCCTGATGGCAATCCTTTCAAATGAATTGTTTTTTCATTTGTTGTGTTGATGTGCTGTCCTGAAGAATTATATATTTTGAATGAGTATTTACCATCATGGTCTCCTGAAATGTTAATAACATCCTTTGCAGGATTAGGATATAGTGAAAAGCTTTGTTTCTCCTTGATCTCTTCTTTTACGGCTAAGAAGGATTGGGTTTCCGGCATGAAAGTAGAAACAACACAAGCGAATCTGGTGAACCCATACGCTTCATTGGCAGGCTTGGCGCTTCCGATGGCAACTCCTGTTGGGTCACTATTGTAATTGATGCCTGGATTAGCCCAACGATTGATTCTTGTACAGTTAAATCCTTTTGATGAACATTCATCATTATAAGCCATAATAGTTCTCCATCTTTGGGATGAAGTACTGGAAGTTCCCAGGTCAATAGCTTTTTTATTCTTGTAACCATGATGGTGATCACATGGAGTTGTACTGCTGTCTACATACCAGTCGTGTCTCAGACCCATATTGTGGCCAAGTTCATGAGCAAGCGAATAATTAGAAACTGCGCAATTGTATAGGCTTACGCAAAATCCTGAAGTGCTGGAATAGTTAGTGGGACTGGTATTTACATATCCTAAGCCGCAAGTATTGGTTGGTGTCGACGTGACTAAAGCGCAAAGATCGGCTCCGTATGTTGTTCTTAAAGTATGTACGTCATCCATGAAACCATCGTTATTGTTTCTAAGTCGAGGTAGGTCAGTACTTAAGCTTCCGGATTCAGTATAAGCGATTTCTCCTGAGTAAACAAGATTGATCGTTACATTGGAAACTCCTGAATTGGTTAATGCTGTATTGAAATTAGTAATTGCCGTTGCCACAAAAGAATTACTCTGGGAAAGTCCTCCCCACGCATTTTTTGCTGCTGTTGTAAAAACAATCATCACATCAATTCTCGTTGCAGGACAAACCGGAGTTGAAGATAGGCATACGTTGGAGTTAGCTTTGTTGGTATTTTCTGTCTTATCCAGAATATAATCATCTATAGTATCCTGATTAATAATTTTAGAATCACTTACGATAGAAAGCGCAAAGATGGAAGCGTCTGTTTGGTGAAACATAATCTTTTCACCTGTGCCGGAAGCGTACATTCCAGTGACGATGTTGTCATATTTTGAAAGGACAAGTTCGGCTTTCGGGTCGTTTTCAATAGCATAAACATAGGATTCACTTTTATTACTGTAAGTATAAGTCCGACTAAATTTTGCCATTATTTCCTTATCATTCGGAAGATTGATATGTAGATCGGATTTTAAATTGAAGGTGGGTTGGGAATAGTACTTAGTCGATATATAAGTGGATGATAATTCCCGGCTTACTTTCTGATTGTTTTTTAAGGTACTTTCGTTAATGGGATTCCGAAAAACTCTGTTTTGGGCGGACAATAATGTAGCGCAAAACAATACAAGAGTAGTTAATTTTGTTTTCATATTAATTTGTTTTAGTGGTGTAGTACAAATGTATATATATAATATCAATACTTGGTGAATTTTTATATTATGTTAAGTATTGTGTATAATATTCTTGATTTTTGTATGGATTTCTTGCTTTATGTAGTATTATTATGAAAAGTAGTCAGCTTTTTGGGGTGGAGTAAAAGAAGGCGTTTTTTATAGATCAGGATGTTTTTTTTTGAATTCAGAAGGAGTCATTTGCGTCATTTTTTTAAAAATAGTATTGAAAGCTGTTTTAGAATTGAAACCGGATTCAAAAGCAATTCCCACCATAGAAAGCTTTTTTTGAGAATCATCAAGAAGTAACTCTTTGGCATGTTGAACTCTATATTTATTGACGAAATGAAAGAAATTCTCATTAAAACCTGTATTCAGAAGATAAGAAAGCTGATGGGCGTCGATTTGGATTATATCAGATAGTTTTAATACATTAAGAACCATCTAAATAAGGTTTTTCTTTTTCCATCAAATGGATCAGTCTCTGTTTTAAAACCTCAAATTCGTGATCTTGAATTAATTTTTTTCTTTCAGATTGTTCTTCATCGACTTCTGACTCGATCAGCAGTAACTCTTGACGTTGCTTTTTGTCAGTAGGATAGATCTCTTTCTGACGAAGAACATAGTATAAAGTACTGTACACTATGAATAAGAATAAGAGATCCATTGCCAAATGTTGGTGCATCTTATAGATAAAGGTATTGAAGAGCTCGTAACCTACGGTTATAATTATAATGATAAAAAGAAGAAAGCTGAGCTTAATGAGCCATTGGATATCGATTTTTTCCGTATTAGAGGATATTGCTTCAATTCTTTTTTGGTGTTTTCTGATCTTGAAATAAATAAGGGCAATGCAGGGTAGATTATGAGAAACATCTACGAGCATGACAATAGCATGAATTATTTTATTGTCCTCTGATATGGGTAGTAACGCCCAATAGATTACAGGAACAACCATGCAAATGGCATCTCTTTTTTTAAATGATAATTTGGGTTAATAAAAAATACAGCACTGAAAAAAAGAAAAATAGGTGTTAATATCTGTATGGCATAAACACCCAATTCAAACAATGGATCGGGGGAAAGTCCACAAAACTGCAAAACATTCAAAATCCAGTAACTGAACTATAGAAAAAGAAATAAACCAAAAAATAAATTAGCTTTTTTATTAACCCGCATCGGATTAATTAACACAGTAAATGAGAGTAAGGGTAAGCCACCATACAATAAGACAAGAACAAATTTCTGAATGTTTTCAAGTGGCATTTTTATTATTTTTAATTAGAAAACTCTCTCATGAAAATCTTCGATTTTGCTTACTTCTTCAATCTTGATCCCAAACTTTCTTTTAGGTATTTTATTAAGGTTAGAGACAAATATCTTTTCATAGCCTAACTTTTCCGCTTCTGAAATTCGCTGTTCAACTTGTGCTACAGGACGGATTTCGCCACTTAATCCAATTTCTCCTGCAAAACAAAAATGTTCAGAAATGGCAATATCTTCATTGGACGAAAGAATAGAGGCTATAACAGCCAGATCCAGGGCGGGGTCATCTGTTTTTATCCCACCGGTAATATTGAGGAAAACGTCTTTTGCTCCAAGTTGAAAGCCTGCACGCTTTTCCAATACGGCAAGTAACATATTTAATCGTTTCGCGTCAAAGCCTGTGGAGCTTCTTTGAGGAGTTCCATAAACAGCGGTACTTACCAAAGCCTGGATTTCAAGGAGCATAGGTCGGTTTCCTTCTAATGTAACTGCTACAGAGTTACCGGAAAGTTCTTCGAATTTTTTTGTAATTAAAATTTCAGACGGATTTTTAATCTCTTTTAAACCTTGAGAGATCATTTCATAGATTCCAATTTCTGAAGTAGATCCAAAACGGTTTTTATTAGCTCTTAAAAGTCTGAAAAGGTGATTTCTGTCCCCGTCAAAATTTAAAACTACATCAACCATGTGCTCCAAAACTTTTGGACCGGCAATTTGTCCGTCTTTTGTGATGTGACCTACTAAAAAAACAGGAGTGTTATTTTCTTTGGCATATTTAATAATTTCATTGGAGCATTCTCTGATTTGAGAAACAGTTCCTGGTGAGCTTTCTATCAATTGAGACTGTAAAGTCTGAATGGAGTCAATGATCATAAAATCGGGCTCCAGTTTTTTTGCTTCATGAAGAATTTTTTCCAGTGAAGTTTCTGTAAACAGAAAACAATTGGGATTCTGGATTTCAGCTAGCCGGTCAGCCCTCATTTTGATTTGCGAAGCGCTTTCTTCCCCTGAAACATAGAAGACTTTTTTCTTCATTTTTAGAGCCAGTTGTAAAAGCAGAGTAGATTTTCCAATTCCGGGTTCTCCACCGATCAAAGTAACAGAGCCTAAAACAATTCCACCTCCCATCACCCGATTCAGTTCTTCTGAAGGGGTTTTAATTCGTGGTTCCTCAATCGCTTCAACTTCAATGATATTAATAACGTGTTGTTTAGTCCTTGAAGACGGAAGGCTTTTACTCGCCGTTTTTTCTACGACTTCTTCCACTAAAGTATTCCATTGTCCACAGTTTTTACATTGTCCCATCCATTGAGAATATTGGGTTCCACAGTTTTGACAGAAATATGCTGTTTTAAGTTTTGCCATACCGCGAAGTTCAAAATTTTTTTTGAATTTTTCTCCCGAAATTTTAGTTAATTTTCAACCATGAAAAATATTTTGCTCAAAACTGTGAGTATATTTGCTGTGATGACTATCCTGATTACTTGGTTTGCAGATTGGAGTGTGAGGTGTTTAGAATTGCCCGGGGGAGACTTTGGAATGTTATCTTTTGTGATTCTTATAGGGTGTCTGATCAGTAGTGGCATTGGATTCGTAACTGTGCTTCTTTTCAAAGAAAGTTATCATTCAATATATAGAATAGCTTTTTTATTTCTTGTAATCAATTTATTTATACTCATTATTTCCGGTACGAACCCCTTTTCTTATTTTTCAGAAAAAACCAACCCAAAACTTTTGAATGTTTTTTTGTATCTGAGTGTGATGTTGGTGTTTCTGCTTGTATGTGTTTTCCATTATATATATTTAAAGACAATTTTATTTTTAAAGAAAAAGATAACATAGGTCAATAGATAGCTGGGTTTATCACTTTATCTTTGATTTTAATAATTACAAAATATTTTATTATGAAAAAGGTACTATTTGCTTTTGTGTTTGCTTTTTTAAGCATTACTGTTTTTGCACAATCTACATGGAATGTAGATCCTATGCATTCGTCTGTTAATTTCAATATCAAGCATATGGGGATTAGCTTTGTGCAGGGTAGATTTGATAAGTTTGAAGGAACTGTAGTTGCGCCTGGATCCAATCTGGATAAAGCTACATTTAATTTTAATGTTGTTACAGGGTCTGTGAATACAGGGGTTGAAATGAGAGATAAACACCTGAAAAGTGCAGATTTTTTTGATGCAGAAAAATTTCAGACGATGAAGTTTGAAGGAACCTCAATGATTAAAGACAAGAATAATAACTATACATTAAAAGGAAAGCTTACGATAAAAGATGTTACTAAAGAAATTAGTGTTCCACTTACATACGGAGGTGTAACGAAAAACCAACAGGGTAAAGAAGTTTTAGGTTTTCAGACTAAATTCACCGTTAACCGTTTAGATTACAATATCAAATTTGATCCAACAGGGGCAGGAGTAGCTAAAGATGTTGATGTAAATTTATATTTTGAATTGATTAAGCAATAATTTACATATATATAATTTGGTTTAGATAAAAGGTTTCTCAAATAATTTTGAGGAACCTTTTTATTTCTTTGTAAATAAATTGCCTCGTATTTCTTTTTCCCATAACTTTGCACAAACCTAATCTAATGAGTAAAAAGAATACTAAATACATCTTTGTGACAGGAGGTGTAACTTCATCTTTGGGAAAAGGAATCGTTTCTGCTTCTTTGGGACTATTGCTGAAATCACGCGGTTTTAATGTAACGATCCAAAAACTAGATCCTTATATTAATATTGACCCAGGAACCCTGAATCCTTATGAACATGGAGAATGCTATGTAACCGAAGATGGTGCGGAGACGGATCTGGATTTAGGTCACTATGAGCGATATTTAGATGCTCCCACTTCCCAAAACAACAACGTTACTACAGGAAAAATTTACCAGACTGTAATTGAAAAAGAAAGAAAAGGAGACTTTTTAGGGAAAACAGTTCAGGTAATTCCTCATATTACTAACGAAATTAAGCGTAGAATTAAAATTCTTTCCAAACAAAATTACGATATCATTATTACAGAGATCGGAGGAACTGTTGGAGATATTGAGTCTTTACCATACATTGAAACTGTACGCCAGTTAAAATGGGAGTTGGGAGAGAAAAATTCTATGGTTATTCACCTTACTTTATTGCCTTATCTGGCTTCTAGCGGCGAATTAAAAACAAAACCTTCTCAGCATTCCGTTCGTCAATTAATGGAGAGTGGAATTATGGCTGATGTTTTGGTGTGCCGTACAGAACATAAGATTCCAAAAGATCAGAGAGCTAAGTTGGCTCAGTTCTGTAATGTTCCTTTAGATAATGTGATCGAATGTAAGGATTTAGCAACGATCTATGAAGTTCCGATGTATCTGCAAAAACAAAATTTTGATGATGTTGTTTTAAAAGGACTGGATCTAAAAAGTGATAAGGAGGCGGACTTGAAGGACTGGAAGAATTTTGTTAAAAAATTCCAGAACCCTAAAAAGATTGTTGAGATCGCTTTAGTTGGAAAATATGTTTCTCTTCAGGATTCTTATATTTCTATTGCTGAAGCATTTAAACACGCAGGAGCAGATCTTGAAACTGAAGTAAAGGTAAGATGGGTCTATAGTGGAGATATTACCCCGGAAAATATTAAAGAAACATTGAAGGGAGTTAATGGAATTCTTGTTGCTCCTGGTTTCGGAGACAGAGGAATTGAAGGGAAAGTTCTTACGGCTCAATATGCAAGAGAAAATAAAATTCCAATGTTGGGAATTTGTTTAGGAATGCAGATTATGACGATTGAATTTGCAAGAAATATTCTTGGATATTCAAAAGCGAATTCTATGGAATTTGATACCGCTACAGAGCATCCTGTAATCTCTTTAATGGAAGAGCAGAAAAATGTTGTGGATAAAGGGGGGACTATGCGTCTTGGAGCTTGGAAATGTTCATTAAAGAATAATTCTAGACTATTTGATATTTACGGAAGCAAAAATATTTCCGAAAGACACCGCCACCGTTACGAATTCAATAGTGATTATATGCAGGAGTTTGAAAAGAATGGATTTTTGGCAACAGGAACGAATCCTGAAACAGGACTGGTTGAAGCACTTGAGATGACGGATCACCCATTCTATGTTGGGGTACAATATCACCCTGAATATAAGAGTACGGTGGCGACACCGCATCCATTATTCAGAGCCTTTATTAAAGCTTGTGAAAAGAAATAAAGTAATTCTTACATTATAAACGTTCTATTATAAACTCAGGTTGATTATTATCAGCCTGGGTTTATTATATTGTAATAGAGTAAAAGATAGAGTTTTGATAAAAAATCTGTATTTTTGTCAGCTCGAAATCCAAAGTCGAATTGGCGATGGATTAGAAAAAAATTAATTTTAATAAAATCAAAATGCAACAGAACAACGGACTCGATAAAAGTCAAATGATTAGTTTTGCGGTTTTATGTTTGGTTCTCTTCGGATTTATGTTTTATTTCCAAAACAAACAACAGAAAGAGGAGCAGTTGAAAACTCAACAACAAAAAACTGAACAAGTAAAAAGTGCCGTAAAACAAACTCAGGCAAGTAATATCAATCCAAATGTAACTCCTAATGCAATTCAGGTTTCCAGTATAGGAAATAATGAATTGAAATTGGAATTTTCCAGCTTGGGAGGACAGGTTTCTAAAGTAGAACTCTTAAAATTTAAAGCTTACGATCACAAAAGCGATAAAGCTGACTTACCACTTTATCTGATCAATAAAAATAATTCGAACTACGGTTTTCAGTTTAAAGATAAAACCGGTAAGATTATTAATACTAAAGACTTAGTTTTCTCTCCAACGGTTAATGGTAATGCAGTAACCCTTACTGCTGATTACAATGGTGCTGTTATTCAGTTTATTTATACATTACTTCCAAAATACACCTTAGATTTTAAAGTAAGAACTCAGGGATTGTCTCAAGTGACTTCTGATACTAAAGCAGATTTCCTTTGGAATTATAATGTGAGAAATCTTGAGAAAGGTAGAGCACAAGAACAGTCGCATTCAGAGTTCTCTTATGCATTCAATAATTATAAGAGCTATGATTATGATGGAAGAACAACGATGGATGAGGAAAAAGAAACGTTAAACTGGATTGGTGTGAAGCAACAGTTTTTCTCTTCAGTAATTGAAGCTAAAAATGGATTTACACAAAGTAAAGGAAACCAGGAATCAGTTGAGGAAGGAGAATACTTGAAAAAATTCAGCTATGAAGGATTTGTTCAAATGACAGGAAGTGAGTTAAATCAGGATTTTACCTGGTACTTTATGCCATTGGATTTACCGTTGTTGAAATCTTATGATAAAAACTTTGATGAAATACTACCATTAGGTTGGTCGATAATCGGTGGAATGAACCGTTATTTTTTCATGCCGATGTATAATATTATAGCATCTTGGGGTTTAACAGCCGGATGGGTGATTTTTGTAATGACCATTATCGTGAAGCTGATTTTATCACCTATTATGTATAAGCAACATAAGCTTAGTGCAATGATGAGAGTAATTCGTCCGGAGATTGATGAGGTGAATGCTAAATTAAAGGATGCAGATCCAATGAAAAAGCAACAAGCGACAATGGAGGTTTACCGAAAAGCGGGAGTGAATCAGATGGCTGGTTGCTTACCGGCTCTGGTACAAATTCCTATATTCTATGCTTTATTCCGTTTCTTCCCGAACTTTATTGATTTGAGAGGTAAGGGATTCTGGTTTGCAAAAGATTTAACAGCCTATGATGATTTAATTAAGTTACCGTTTAAGATTCCTTTTTTAGGTGATCATTTAAGTATTTTTGCATTGGCTTGTACGGTGGTAATCTTGATCTATACGATTATGACTTCAGGAAATATTCAACAGCCTCAGCAGGAAGGTATGCCGAATATGAAAGTGTTGATGTATATTTTCCCAATTACTTTCTTATTCTTCTTGAATACTTCAGCTTCAGGTCTTTCATGGTATTACTTTGTTTCAAATGCAATTAATATCTTGATTATTCTTGTTATTAAATACTGGATTCTGGATGAAAAGAAAATTCATGCACAGATTCAGGCTAACAAAGAAAAGCCGAAAACTGAAGGTAAGTTCCAGAAAAGAATGAGAGAGATGATGGAGAAGGCTCAGGAACAGCAAAAAACAACAGAGCAACAGAGAAAAAAGAAATAAATTCTTATTTCCCATAATAAAAAAAAGAGAAGCTAATTCATTAGCTTCTCTTTTTTCATTTAATCGTATTTCAATCTGAAAGACTGTCTGTGGTATTTTGTTGGACCGAATCTGATGAGTGCTTCCTGATGTTTTTTAGTAGCATAACCAAAATTGGTATTCCATCCATATTCAGGAAATTCGTCATGAAGCTGAATCATGAGCCGGTCTCTGTAGTTTTTGGCTAAAATAGAAGCTGCAGCAATGGAAAGTATTTTTGAGTCTCCTTTTATAATGCATTGATGAGGAATGAAATTATAAGGGTGGAACTTATTCCCATCTACCAATATCAACTCAGGTCGTATGGTTAGTTTATCCAATGCTTGATGCATCGCATGAATACTTGCGTTGAGAATGTTATGAAGGTCGATAAAATCCGGAGGTAACTCTGCGATAGCATAATCCTGTACATTGTCTTTAATATAGTTATCAAGATCTATTCTTGTTTTAAAATTTAGCTTTTTAGAATCATTAACCAGATTTTGGTTGAAATTATGATCTAAAATAACTGCGGCTGCTACTACCGGGCCACATAAGCAGCCTCTGCCAACTTCATCACATCCTGCCTCAATATAAGAGTCAGACCACTTTTTTAATAAATCCATGAAAACAATTTATATAATAACCTAAACAGTTACAAAATTAAAAAAAATAAACTTTTTATGTGTATTAGGAATTTATTGATTATTCGTTTAAATGGTGTTAATAATTTATTTAAAAATGGTAATTGATAAGATATGTTTAAATTTTAAATTATTTATACGTTCAATGAAATGGTGTTTTTTTTATTAAATTGCTAAGTATAATGAATATCATTATCTTATGATTTATGAATTTAAATATTTTTAACAAATAATTTGGTTACTTTAAGAAAGTTTTACATATTTGCAATAATAAAAAAAATAATCAATTTAAATATGAAGAAATTAACTACAAGTGTTTTGGCTATAGTTCTGACTTCCTCTTTTGTGTTTGTGAATGCACAAAGCACACAAGGTGATACTCTGAGAACGCAGGACATACGTGAAGTCGTAGTGACTGGAGCTCTTGGTCTTAAAAAAAGACAAGATGCTATTGTTACTAGTAATAAAGT from Chryseobacterium piperi encodes:
- a CDS encoding CTP synthase: MSKKNTKYIFVTGGVTSSLGKGIVSASLGLLLKSRGFNVTIQKLDPYINIDPGTLNPYEHGECYVTEDGAETDLDLGHYERYLDAPTSQNNNVTTGKIYQTVIEKERKGDFLGKTVQVIPHITNEIKRRIKILSKQNYDIIITEIGGTVGDIESLPYIETVRQLKWELGEKNSMVIHLTLLPYLASSGELKTKPSQHSVRQLMESGIMADVLVCRTEHKIPKDQRAKLAQFCNVPLDNVIECKDLATIYEVPMYLQKQNFDDVVLKGLDLKSDKEADLKDWKNFVKKFQNPKKIVEIALVGKYVSLQDSYISIAEAFKHAGADLETEVKVRWVYSGDITPENIKETLKGVNGILVAPGFGDRGIEGKVLTAQYARENKIPMLGICLGMQIMTIEFARNILGYSKANSMEFDTATEHPVISLMEEQKNVVDKGGTMRLGAWKCSLKNNSRLFDIYGSKNISERHRHRYEFNSDYMQEFEKNGFLATGTNPETGLVEALEMTDHPFYVGVQYHPEYKSTVATPHPLFRAFIKACEKK
- a CDS encoding ribonuclease HII; the protein is MDLLKKWSDSYIEAGCDEVGRGCLCGPVVAAAVILDHNFNQNLVNDSKKLNFKTRIDLDNYIKDNVQDYAIAELPPDFIDLHNILNASIHAMHQALDKLTIRPELILVDGNKFHPYNFIPHQCIIKGDSKILSIAAASILAKNYRDRLMIQLHDEFPEYGWNTNFGYATKKHQEALIRFGPTKYHRQSFRLKYD
- the yidC gene encoding membrane protein insertase YidC, which translates into the protein MQQNNGLDKSQMISFAVLCLVLFGFMFYFQNKQQKEEQLKTQQQKTEQVKSAVKQTQASNINPNVTPNAIQVSSIGNNELKLEFSSLGGQVSKVELLKFKAYDHKSDKADLPLYLINKNNSNYGFQFKDKTGKIINTKDLVFSPTVNGNAVTLTADYNGAVIQFIYTLLPKYTLDFKVRTQGLSQVTSDTKADFLWNYNVRNLEKGRAQEQSHSEFSYAFNNYKSYDYDGRTTMDEEKETLNWIGVKQQFFSSVIEAKNGFTQSKGNQESVEEGEYLKKFSYEGFVQMTGSELNQDFTWYFMPLDLPLLKSYDKNFDEILPLGWSIIGGMNRYFFMPMYNIIASWGLTAGWVIFVMTIIVKLILSPIMYKQHKLSAMMRVIRPEIDEVNAKLKDADPMKKQQATMEVYRKAGVNQMAGCLPALVQIPIFYALFRFFPNFIDLRGKGFWFAKDLTAYDDLIKLPFKIPFLGDHLSIFALACTVVILIYTIMTSGNIQQPQQEGMPNMKVLMYIFPITFLFFLNTSASGLSWYYFVSNAINILIILVIKYWILDEKKIHAQIQANKEKPKTEGKFQKRMREMMEKAQEQQKTTEQQRKKK